One segment of Triticum aestivum cultivar Chinese Spring chromosome 2A, IWGSC CS RefSeq v2.1, whole genome shotgun sequence DNA contains the following:
- the LOC123191233 gene encoding FT-interacting protein 4, with amino-acid sequence MKLAVEVADAAELSAKDGAAGCNAFVEVEFDGQRQRTATRPGDLSPQWNETLVFDVRDPARLAALTVDVSVQHDRSLNDHNALRPHVFLGRVRVSGESVARSPDEAFLQRFPLDKRGLFSRVSGDIALRLYLVPDGRDGDRVAQDHAAAAPAMDTGGGQQQNQQQPSQSAAASLDPERMVRNVFSGEAPAGAAAASASGGPAAETKGKSGHDTREFRSIPASSGGGGNEPRRHTLHAMAAPPPPAGQTVVVPKPAGPAQAAPPGSQYGLTETKPPLPAKMGPRSGTAKIASTYDMVEPMSYLYVTVVKARDLPSMDLTGALDPYVEVKLGNFKGVTRHLEKNQNPVWRQTFAFSGAHLQASQLEVIVMDKDTLRDDFVGRVVFDMSDIPSRLPPDSPLAPQWYSLADAHGERFRHGHPLGEIMLAVWIGTQADEAFPEAWHSDAHSLSREGLTNTRSKVYYSPKLIYLKVSVIAAQDLIAADKGRSLAPTIAKIQMGSQIRRTRPGQPQGSANQAWNEEFMFVASEPFEDPLVVTVEEKVAAGRDEPIGRIIIPVASPYVPRNDLAKSIPSKWFNLSRGMTVDEAAAEATTGTKHREHSKTFASKIHLRMSLETAYHVLDESTHYSSDLQPAAKKLRKSAIGVLEVGILSARGLGGNKSAYCVAKYGSKWVRTRTLLGTAAPAWNEQYTWEVFDLSTVITVAVFDNNHLHHSDGKDQRIGKVRVRLATLESDRVYTHYYPLMALTPGGLKKTGELHLAVRFTCTAWANMLAQYGRPLLPKMHYSNPISVLQLDYLRFQAMQMVATRLGRSEPPLHREVVEYMLDVDSHMFSLRRSKANFYRITSLFSGVVAVGKWFDGICKWKNPLTTILVHVLFLILVCYPELILPTVFLYLFMIGVWNYRRRPRKPPHMDTVLSHAEQAHPDELDEEFDTFPTSKPSDVVRMRYDRLRSVAGRVQTVVGDLAMQGERAQSLLSWRDPRATAIFITLSLIVAVVLYITPFQVVAVVLGLFMLRHPRFRSKQPSVPFNFYKRLPAKGDMLL; translated from the coding sequence ATGAAGCTTGCCGTGGAGGTCGCGGACGCGGCGGAGCTGTCCGCCAAGGACGGCGCGGCCGGCTGCAACGCGTTCGTGGAGGTGGAGTTCGACGGGCAGCGCCAGCGCACGGCCACCCGGCCCGGCGACCTCTCCCCGCAGTGGAACGAGACGCTCGTCTTCGACGTCCGCGACCCGGCCCGCCTCGCCGCCCTCACCGTCGACGTGTCTGTCCAGCACGACCGCAGCCTCAACGACCACAACGCGCTCCGCCCCCACGTCTTCCTCGGCCGCGTCCGCGTCTCTGGCGAgtccgtcgctcgctcgcccgacGAGGCCTTCCTGCAGCGCTTCCCGCTGGATAAAAGAGGGCTCTTCTCCCGCGTCTCCGGGGACATCGCGCTCCGGCTCTACCTCGTCCCCGACGGGCGGGACGGCGATCGCGTCGCGCAGGAccatgctgctgctgctccggccatGGACACGGGCGGTGGTCAGCAGCAGAACCAGCAGCAGCCTTCCCAGTCCGCCGCCGCCAGCTTGGACCCCGAGAGGATGGTCCGGAACGTCTTCTCTGGCGAGGCGCCCGCAGGAGCCGCAGCTGCCTCTGCCTCGGGAGGGCCGGCGGCAGAGACCAAGGGGAAGAGCGGCCACGACACACGCGAGTTCCGCTCCATTCCGGCCTCGTCAGGTGGTGGTGGCAACGAGCCTCGGCGCCACACGCTCCACGCCATGGCGGCGCCGCCCCCGCCAGCGGGGCAGACGGTGGTCGTGCCGAAGCCCGCCGGGCCTGCCCAGGCAGCGCCCCCGGGCTCGCAGTACGGCCTCACCGAGACGAAGCCCCCGCTGCCGGCCAAGATGGGGCCGCGCTCTGGGACGGCCAAGATCGCGTCCACCTACGACATGGTGGAGCCGATGTCGTACCTCTACGTGACTGTGGTGAAGGCGCGCGACCTGCCCTCCATGGACCTCACCGGCGCGCTGGACCCGTACGTGGAGGTGAAGCTGGGCAACTTCAAGGGCGTCACGCGGCACCTGGAGAAGAACCAGAACCCGGTGTGGCGGCAGACGTTCGCCTTCTCCGGCGCCCACCTGCAGGCCAGCCAGCTCGAGGTCATCGTCATGGACAAGGACACGCTCCGCGACGACTTCGTCGGCCGCGTCGTCTTCGACATGTCCGACATCCCCAGCCGCCTGCCGCCCGACAGCCCGCTCGCGCCGCAGTGGTACAGCCTCGCCGACGCCCACGGCGAGCGGTTCCGGCACGGCCACCCCCTCGGCGAGATCATGCTCGCCGTCTGGATCGGCACGCAGGCCGACGAGGCGTTCCCGGAGGCGTGGCACTCGGACGCGCACTCGCTCTCGCGGGAGGGGCTCACCAACACGCGCTCCAAGGTGTATTACTCGCCCAAGCTCATCTACCTCAAGGTCTCCGTCATCGCGGCGCAGGACCTGATCGCCGCCGACAAGGGCCGGTCGCTGGCGCCGACCATCGCCAAGATACAGATGGGCAGCCAGATCAGGCGGACGCGGCCGGGGCAGCCGCAGGGGTCGGCGAACCAGGCGTGGAACGAGGAGTTCATGTTCGTGGCCAGCGAGCCGTTCGAGGACCCGCTGGTGGTGACCGTGGAGGAGAAGGTCGCCGCCGGGCGCGACGAGCCCATCGGCCGCATCATCATCCCCGTGGCGTCGCCGTACGTGCCGCGCAACGACCTTGCCAAGTCTATACCATCCAAGTGGTTCAACCTGTCGCGCGGCATGACggtggacgaggcggcggcggaggcgacgacgGGGACCAAGCACCGGGAGCACTCCAAGACCTTCGCCAGCAAGATCCACCTCAGGATGAGCCTGGAGACGGCGTACCACGTGCTGGACGAGTCCACGCACTACAGCAGCGACCTGCAGCCGGCGGCGAAGAAGCTGCGGAAGAGCGCCATCGGCGTGCTGGAGGTGGGCATCCTCAGCGCGCGCGGCCTCGGCGGCAACAAGAGCGCCTACTGCGTGGCCAAGTACGGGTCCAAGTGGGTGCGCACGCGCACGCTGCTGGGCACGGCCGCGCCGGCGTGGAACGAGCAGTACACCTGGGAGGTGTTCGACCTGAGCACCGTCATCACCGTCGCCGTGTTCGACAACAACCACCTCCACCATAGCGACGGAAAGGACCAGAGGATCGGCAAGGTGCGCGTCAGGCTCGCCACCCTCGAGTCCGACCGCGTGTACACGCACTACTACCCGCTCATGGCGCTGACCCCCGGCGGGCTGAAGAAGACCGGTGAGCTCCACCTGGCCGTCCGGTTCACGTGCACGGCGTGGGCCAACATGCTGGCGCAGTACGGGCGGCCGCTGCTGCCCAAGATGCACTACAGCAACCCCATCTCCGTGCTCCAGCTGGACTACCTCCGGTTCCAGGCGATGCAGATGGTGGCGACGCGGCTGGGGCGGTCGGAGCCGCCGCTGCACCGGGAGGTGGTGGAGTACATGCTGGACGTGGACTCGCACATGTTCAGCCTGCGGCGGAGCAAGGCCAACTTCTACCGCATCACGTCGCTCTTCTCCGGCGTGGTCGCGGTCGGCAAGTGGTTCGACGGCATCTGCAAGTGGAAGAACCCGCTGACGACCATACTGGTGCACGTTCTGTTTCTGATACTGGTGTGCTACCCGGAGCTGATCCTGCCGACGGTGTTCCTGTACCTGTTCATGATCGGGGTGTGGAACTACCGGCGGCGGCCGCGGAAGCCGCCGCACATGGACACGGTGCTGTCGCACGCGGAGCAGGCGCACCCGGACGAGCTGGACGAGGAGTTCGACACGTTCCCGACGTCCAAGCCGTCGGACGTGGTGCGGATGCGGTACGACCGGCTGCGCAGCGTGGCCGGCCGGGTGCAGACGGTGGTGGGCGACCTGGCCATGCAGGGGGAGCGCGCGCAGTCGCTGCTCAGCTGGCGCGACCCCAGAGCCACGGCCATCTTCATCACGCTCTCCCTCATCGTCGCGGTCGTGCTCTACATCACGCCGTTCCAGGTGGTGGCCGTGGTCTTGGGGCTCTTCATGCTCCGCCACCCCCGCTTCCGGAGCAAGCAGCCGTCCGTGCCATTCAACTTCTACAAGCGCCTCCCCGCCAAGGGTGACATGCTCCTATGA